A genomic window from Paenibacillus sp. FSL K6-0276 includes:
- a CDS encoding endo-alpha-N-acetylgalactosaminidase family protein — protein MSLSKVIKNLAIVVVSAQLSSITIPAFSGIADAAANDGIIESNIMSVQLDQNFPRVVKYELNNKVLHGSEDALNIVRINGTDYVPKVEYTEEADKAYYVLTVDELNVVIKLTMKVVKNSLDFEVTKVEENGTERIHTIEIPNHSLVSVRSTEAGAKFAGSRMENAVYKKGDVYQDVSGTPTVDSSPKNYMYAFINNDQLAAGVWSNAYGDTNADGDNDNHRIVKQTTKKTDYSRTALWSASWVYRGNNMPENIIEPLPHSKVVITADANADAKMDWQDAAVAFRDIMNNPVGSDRMSELVVHRIPMNFGSQATNPFLKTLDETKKIYLSTDGLGQWVELKGYQAEGHDSAHPDYGGHIGVRQGGQKDMDTLVREAQNYNAFMGVHISGTGAHPEAKAFDDQLVNINKGGWDWLDPSYDFDDPTYRREVYSGNRLNRLQMLKDDAPTLDFIYADAWYEQGFNGRRFAREVNSFGWTLTTEFPNVLEDDAVWNHWSVDYDYGGKSIKGYSSDIARFVRNHQKDTWIARHPILGGTEANDAEGWQGRVDYDEMIDIVFETNLPTKYLQSFPMTKYDVNNNVGRVEFEGNVVAERKNDGKRTFTKDAKKLLEEDVRIQKGTSDGNVYDDVKFNNLKYLLPWSPNADKTDSELAKVEEKLYHYNEGGGSTTWELPNSWNDVSTVKLYTLTDTGKQEAKELSVVDGKITIDAKAKQAYVVYKGDVSVTAKDMNWGFAMPAKDPSFNSGTLDNWSIIKGGDSAATVERNHRGQYELVVKENTEETVLETELSGLNPGTYSASIYVQVGNTPNSTNATDPNTAGNAKRRTTIGVKDFGGADITNYTESSPLQNYISADSKHSTNMQRMRVVFDVAAGQDTATLYLKVAGGTAIVTFDDVRCVPTKRVVPQSPEIVVAEDFEHVDQGLTPFVIADADGVSDPRTHLSESHAPYTQKGWNGKEVDDVLNGGWSIKSHKTGSGLIMRTLPQTLRFDKGTTYEVSFKYESQFDKKINFVVGNGTKEVMNVPMPQVTVPTPFTVKFTASTEDFWIGTRNTTGSSAGDFILDDLVVKEAKDATIEPPQITPVDLSVIPVDGITASATGYQPSDAPENVLDGNTSSLWHTAWDGSDELPQSITLDLGKVYSVNRVDVTPRQSQKNGVITKYGLYTSADGVNFEKVAEGNWEVNVDTKSININNPKPITHVKLTALEGINGWASVAEMRVAQEAPSITGPNTVTVSTAVGMHPEMPATVKATLSNGTEMDLPVQWPAITPSEYAEEREFEVIGHINGVEAAAITATVTVTASGAVDIVDAKVMTVYTTVGTAPMMPATAKMVTSTGTVANVPVTWSEIAEGSYQNVGSFKVEGIVEGSNIKAQAIVIVTERQATISEIPKIKMSTFIGVKPLLPSMIEVTMSDNSKRFVAVTWDLITDEQINKEGQFNVNGTIEGTNMKAVAEITVKEDPNIALRKPATASSQQSGNTAAMGNDGQISTRWSVSNPNTEHWWKVDLGAQYDVTGSKMTWESASGTMKYRIEVSSDGETWNGTVNKWDTPVTQSVTEDTWSANHVKFIKVTALGIDPAWAGFREFEAYGAKSTVDPGQEYTVEVVNGEGSGNYAQGATVTLAAYGAPEGQQFDKWMTDNISVVFKDANAESTTFVMPGEAVKVTATYKDITDPGQEYAVEVVNGKGSRNYAQGATVTIAAYGAPEGQQFDKWMTDNISVVFEDARAQSTTFVMPGEAVKVTATYKDVTPGDKTAPTWSEDKALTTSNVGRTSLTLSWKEAADDTGVTSYKVYKNGSELVTLAGDITSFTVSDLSSDTTYNFKVEAGDRAGNWSMNGPSVTVTTEASSSGGGWTPSPDPTPTPSPTPTPSPTPKPKDDIKPTKPADPVQPTKPETPKVKLTDLADHWAKASIEKSVELGFVTGYEDGTFRPNGTVTRGEFSTMLARALKLELGDTEFSFADQNQTPVWAKAFIQAIAKSGFIKGYEDGTFRANKEITRSELVVIAVRALGLEVNPKATLTFDDADQIPVWARPYVATAAEAGLIKGNGDGKFNPNASSTRAEAVTLILAILNSKK, from the coding sequence ATGTCACTGTCAAAGGTAATTAAAAACTTAGCCATTGTGGTAGTCTCTGCACAGCTGAGTAGTATTACAATTCCTGCATTTTCAGGAATTGCGGATGCTGCAGCTAATGATGGAATCATTGAATCAAATATAATGTCAGTTCAATTAGATCAGAATTTTCCAAGAGTAGTGAAATATGAGTTAAATAACAAGGTGTTGCATGGTTCAGAAGATGCATTAAACATAGTAAGAATTAACGGAACAGACTATGTACCGAAAGTAGAGTACACAGAAGAGGCAGACAAAGCCTACTATGTGCTAACTGTTGATGAGCTGAATGTAGTCATTAAGCTAACAATGAAAGTAGTGAAAAATTCACTTGATTTCGAAGTGACAAAGGTGGAAGAAAATGGTACAGAAAGAATACATACCATTGAAATTCCGAACCATAGCTTGGTATCAGTAAGAAGTACAGAAGCGGGTGCTAAATTTGCCGGTTCCAGAATGGAAAACGCTGTTTATAAAAAAGGTGATGTGTATCAAGATGTATCAGGTACTCCTACGGTAGATAGTTCACCAAAAAACTATATGTACGCGTTCATTAACAATGATCAACTGGCAGCAGGTGTATGGTCAAATGCATATGGTGATACAAATGCCGATGGAGATAATGACAATCACCGGATTGTGAAACAGACGACCAAGAAAACGGATTACTCCCGTACAGCTTTGTGGAGTGCTTCATGGGTATATCGTGGAAATAATATGCCAGAAAACATAATAGAACCTTTACCACATAGTAAGGTCGTTATCACAGCGGATGCAAATGCGGATGCTAAAATGGATTGGCAGGATGCAGCTGTTGCATTCCGAGATATCATGAACAATCCTGTAGGCAGCGATCGAATGTCTGAACTTGTTGTTCACCGTATACCGATGAACTTTGGCAGCCAGGCAACCAACCCATTCTTAAAGACTTTAGATGAAACAAAGAAAATATATCTATCAACTGATGGGCTTGGACAGTGGGTGGAATTAAAGGGTTACCAAGCAGAAGGGCATGACTCCGCACATCCGGATTACGGCGGACATATAGGTGTACGTCAGGGCGGACAGAAGGATATGGATACGCTTGTAAGAGAAGCGCAGAACTATAATGCTTTTATGGGTGTACACATTAGTGGTACAGGTGCACACCCGGAAGCAAAGGCATTTGATGATCAATTAGTAAATATCAATAAAGGCGGTTGGGACTGGCTTGATCCATCCTATGACTTTGATGACCCAACATACCGTAGAGAAGTTTATTCTGGCAACAGACTGAACCGTTTACAGATGTTAAAGGACGATGCGCCAACACTTGATTTTATTTATGCGGATGCATGGTATGAGCAGGGCTTTAACGGAAGAAGATTTGCAAGAGAAGTGAATTCTTTTGGCTGGACGCTTACGACGGAGTTTCCAAATGTATTAGAAGATGATGCCGTTTGGAATCACTGGTCAGTTGACTATGATTACGGCGGTAAGAGCATCAAGGGCTATAGCAGTGATATCGCTAGATTTGTGCGAAATCACCAGAAAGATACGTGGATCGCTCGCCATCCAATCCTAGGCGGTACGGAGGCAAATGATGCGGAAGGATGGCAGGGTAGAGTAGATTATGATGAAATGATTGATATTGTATTCGAAACAAATCTGCCAACGAAATATCTGCAAAGCTTCCCGATGACGAAGTACGATGTAAACAACAATGTGGGAAGAGTCGAATTTGAAGGAAATGTCGTTGCTGAAAGAAAAAATGACGGAAAAAGAACCTTCACGAAAGATGCTAAAAAGCTTCTTGAAGAAGATGTGAGAATTCAAAAAGGAACAAGTGACGGTAATGTTTATGATGATGTAAAATTCAATAACCTCAAATACTTGTTGCCGTGGTCGCCAAATGCTGATAAGACAGATAGTGAATTGGCTAAAGTTGAAGAGAAACTGTACCACTACAATGAAGGTGGCGGATCAACGACTTGGGAGCTTCCAAATAGCTGGAACGATGTATCAACAGTGAAGTTATATACATTAACTGATACGGGTAAGCAAGAAGCAAAAGAATTAAGCGTAGTTGATGGCAAAATTACGATTGATGCTAAAGCAAAACAGGCTTACGTTGTATACAAAGGTGATGTGTCTGTAACTGCTAAAGATATGAATTGGGGATTTGCGATGCCTGCAAAGGACCCAAGCTTCAACAGCGGAACATTAGACAACTGGTCGATTATCAAAGGTGGAGACAGTGCTGCAACCGTAGAACGTAACCATCGTGGACAATATGAATTAGTCGTCAAAGAAAATACGGAAGAGACTGTATTAGAGACGGAGTTATCAGGATTGAACCCTGGAACCTACTCGGCTTCCATATATGTTCAGGTAGGAAATACGCCAAACAGTACAAATGCAACTGATCCAAACACGGCAGGAAATGCAAAACGTAGAACGACGATTGGCGTGAAAGATTTTGGCGGAGCAGACATCACGAACTATACGGAAAGTTCACCGCTGCAAAACTACATTTCAGCTGACTCCAAGCACAGCACCAATATGCAACGAATGAGAGTCGTGTTTGATGTTGCAGCAGGACAGGATACAGCTACATTGTACTTGAAGGTAGCTGGAGGAACAGCAATTGTAACCTTTGACGATGTTCGCTGCGTACCTACCAAGCGAGTTGTACCGCAATCTCCAGAGATAGTCGTAGCAGAAGATTTTGAGCATGTGGACCAAGGGTTGACTCCATTTGTCATTGCAGATGCTGACGGAGTAAGTGATCCACGTACTCACTTATCAGAATCACACGCTCCATACACCCAGAAAGGTTGGAATGGAAAAGAAGTTGATGACGTATTAAATGGAGGATGGTCCATTAAGTCACATAAAACAGGTAGCGGTCTGATCATGAGAACATTACCGCAGACTCTACGATTTGATAAAGGAACAACTTACGAAGTATCTTTCAAATATGAAAGTCAGTTCGATAAGAAGATTAATTTCGTTGTTGGTAACGGTACTAAGGAAGTGATGAATGTACCAATGCCACAGGTAACTGTTCCTACACCGTTTACGGTTAAATTTACAGCAAGCACAGAAGATTTCTGGATTGGAACAAGGAATACTACTGGGAGTTCAGCAGGAGACTTTATCCTTGATGATCTAGTGGTTAAAGAAGCAAAGGATGCTACGATTGAACCACCACAAATTACACCTGTTGATTTATCAGTTATACCTGTAGATGGTATCACTGCAAGTGCAACGGGTTATCAACCAAGTGATGCACCAGAAAATGTTCTTGATGGAAACACAAGTTCATTGTGGCACACAGCTTGGGATGGAAGTGATGAATTACCACAATCCATTACGCTTGATTTAGGTAAAGTTTACAGTGTAAACAGAGTAGATGTAACGCCAAGACAAAGCCAGAAAAATGGAGTGATAACGAAATATGGGTTATATACAAGTGCCGATGGAGTGAACTTTGAGAAGGTAGCGGAAGGTAATTGGGAGGTTAATGTAGATACAAAGTCTATAAATATTAATAATCCTAAGCCAATAACTCATGTTAAGTTAACAGCGTTAGAAGGAATTAATGGTTGGGCGAGTGTAGCTGAAATGCGAGTTGCTCAAGAAGCTCCATCCATAACTGGACCAAATACCGTTACAGTTAGTACTGCAGTCGGTATGCATCCGGAAATGCCTGCAACTGTAAAGGCAACACTGAGCAATGGCACAGAAATGGATTTGCCAGTGCAATGGCCAGCCATTACCCCTTCAGAATATGCTGAAGAAAGAGAATTTGAAGTAATAGGACATATTAATGGCGTTGAAGCTGCAGCGATTACAGCTACTGTAACCGTAACAGCGAGTGGGGCAGTAGATATCGTAGATGCAAAAGTGATGACGGTTTACACGACAGTAGGAACTGCACCTATGATGCCAGCAACGGCTAAGATGGTAACCTCAACTGGTACAGTTGCAAATGTACCTGTAACTTGGAGTGAAATAGCTGAAGGTAGCTACCAGAATGTTGGATCATTCAAAGTAGAGGGTATAGTAGAAGGTTCTAATATCAAAGCACAGGCTATTGTTATAGTTACGGAGCGCCAAGCTACAATTAGTGAAATTCCTAAAATAAAAATGAGCACATTTATTGGCGTAAAACCGCTTTTACCAAGCATGATCGAAGTAACGATGAGTGATAATTCAAAGCGTTTTGTAGCTGTGACGTGGGATCTTATTACGGATGAACAGATTAACAAAGAAGGTCAATTTAATGTAAATGGTACGATAGAAGGTACTAACATGAAAGCTGTTGCAGAAATTACAGTAAAAGAAGATCCGAACATTGCATTAAGGAAACCTGCAACTGCAAGCAGTCAGCAGTCAGGTAATACAGCAGCTATGGGTAATGATGGTCAAATATCGACTCGTTGGAGCGTAAGCAATCCAAACACTGAACACTGGTGGAAGGTTGATCTGGGAGCACAGTACGATGTTACGGGTTCAAAGATGACTTGGGAATCCGCTTCAGGTACGATGAAGTACAGAATAGAAGTCTCTTCTGATGGAGAAACCTGGAACGGAACGGTGAATAAGTGGGATACTCCAGTTACTCAAAGTGTTACAGAAGATACTTGGTCAGCTAATCATGTTAAATTTATCAAAGTGACGGCTTTGGGTATTGACCCTGCATGGGCAGGTTTCCGTGAGTTTGAAGCTTATGGTGCTAAATCAACTGTAGATCCAGGTCAAGAATATACCGTTGAAGTTGTAAATGGTGAAGGCAGCGGAAATTATGCTCAAGGAGCCACCGTTACATTAGCAGCCTATGGAGCACCAGAAGGCCAACAATTTGACAAATGGATGACGGATAACATTAGCGTTGTATTCAAAGATGCAAATGCAGAATCTACTACATTTGTAATGCCTGGTGAAGCTGTTAAAGTAACAGCAACTTATAAGGACATAACAGATCCAGGTCAAGAATATGCCGTTGAAGTCGTAAATGGTAAAGGCAGCAGAAATTATGCTCAAGGAGCCACTGTTACAATAGCAGCCTATGGAGCACCAGAAGGCCAACAATTTGACAAATGGATGACGGATAACATTAGTGTTGTATTCGAAGATGCAAGAGCACAATCTACTACATTTGTAATGCCTGGTGAAGCCGTTAAAGTAACAGCAACTTATAAGGATGTAACACCAGGAGACAAAACTGCACCAACATGGTCAGAAGATAAAGCATTAACGACTTCAAATGTTGGCAGAACTAGCCTTACACTTTCATGGAAAGAAGCAGCGGATGATACGGGTGTAACAAGCTATAAGGTTTACAAGAATGGAAGCGAACTAGTTACATTAGCAGGAGATATCACTAGCTTTACAGTCAGTGACCTGTCGTCTGACACGACGTATAACTTTAAAGTTGAAGCAGGCGATAGAGCAGGAAACTGGAGCATGAATGGTCCGAGTGTAACGGTGACGACTGAAGCTAGCTCTTCGGGTGGTGGCTGGACACCATCACCAGATCCAACGCCAACACCAAGCCCTACACCTACACCAAGCCCTACACCAAAACCAAAAGATGATATTAAGCCAACGAAACCAGCAGATCCAGTACAACCAACTAAGCCTGAAACTCCAAAAGTAAAGCTTACTGATCTTGCCGATCATTGGGCTAAGGCTTCCATTGAAAAATCCGTTGAACTTGGTTTTGTAACTGGCTATGAAGACGGGACTTTCCGTCCGAATGGTACTGTAACACGTGGTGAGTTTTCAACGATGTTAGCAAGAGCGCTGAAATTGGAACTTGGCGATACTGAGTTTAGTTTTGCTGATCAAAACCAAACCCCAGTATGGGCTAAAGCCTTCATTCAAGCCATTGCTAAATCCGGTTTCATTAAGGGATACGAAGATGGCACATTCCGTGCGAATAAAGAAATAACACGATCTGAATTAGTAGTCATTGCCGTTCGTGCACTGGGTCTTGAAGTGAATCCAAAGGCAACACTGACGTTTGATGATGCTGACCAGATTCCAGTATGGGCAAGACCTTATGTGGCAACAGCTGCAGAAGCAGGCTTAATTAAGGGGAATGGGGATGGCAAATTTAATCCGAATGCCTCTTCCACTAGAGCTGAAGCAGTCACTTTGATTCTAGCAATACTAAATTCAAAAAAATAG
- a CDS encoding extracellular solute-binding protein, producing MYNVRPRITRILCMIMISALMIPLFTGCAKGETVADKGQSTTQPDTQQEQKEEKKDPVTLKFPIWSTITEDLFTKLDLVNEYKKEHPNVTIELELLKDTEYENTMKIRNSANELPDILPLKSAWLINFKDNILPLDDLEAAKNNLFAADFKVGDHIYGVPESQFNEYVWYRKSIFKEYGLEIPKTWGEFVTAAKTIKDGGKYIPIAMGGKDAWPDYPFNEFMPSLEAGDGDYWSTMATIDEPFTKGQAFYDSYVKIQELYNAQVMGPDPLGVGFDQSKLMFGSNQAAMIALGQWFGSDLKSMTDVDINDVGAFLLPVRNSVDEPFNTISMVDTFFTIPKTSKYPDETKEFINWFFSDAWYSKYLTEAQLQSTVKDVKIDLGTMFDGAFDVSNLNYVLNKGGNEDYKKIESAIKFDVKKMGQDMMSGKDFNKMMQEMNKSWKNARSK from the coding sequence ATGTATAATGTTCGACCACGTATTACACGCATACTATGTATGATCATGATTTCGGCCTTAATGATTCCATTGTTTACAGGTTGTGCTAAAGGGGAAACGGTTGCTGATAAGGGGCAATCTACTACTCAGCCGGATACTCAGCAGGAGCAGAAAGAAGAAAAGAAGGATCCTGTTACATTGAAATTCCCAATATGGTCAACGATTACGGAGGATTTATTTACGAAGCTTGACCTTGTAAACGAATACAAAAAGGAACATCCCAATGTCACCATTGAATTGGAGCTGTTAAAGGATACGGAGTATGAAAATACAATGAAGATCCGGAATTCAGCAAACGAATTGCCAGATATTTTGCCACTGAAATCAGCATGGCTGATTAATTTCAAGGATAATATTTTGCCTCTTGATGACTTAGAAGCAGCCAAGAACAATTTATTCGCAGCTGATTTCAAGGTGGGTGATCATATTTATGGTGTACCCGAAAGCCAATTCAATGAGTATGTCTGGTATCGGAAGAGTATTTTCAAGGAATATGGACTTGAGATTCCAAAGACCTGGGGAGAGTTTGTAACTGCTGCTAAAACGATTAAAGACGGTGGCAAATATATTCCGATTGCCATGGGTGGTAAAGACGCATGGCCGGATTATCCTTTCAACGAATTTATGCCTTCTCTTGAAGCAGGAGATGGGGATTACTGGTCAACTATGGCGACGATAGATGAACCTTTTACGAAAGGCCAAGCTTTCTATGATTCTTATGTGAAAATTCAGGAACTGTACAATGCTCAAGTAATGGGCCCTGATCCACTTGGTGTTGGCTTTGATCAATCCAAACTGATGTTTGGTTCCAATCAAGCGGCGATGATTGCTCTTGGTCAATGGTTCGGCAGTGATTTGAAATCGATGACGGATGTGGATATCAATGATGTAGGTGCCTTCTTGTTACCGGTTCGAAATTCAGTAGATGAGCCATTCAATACGATTTCCATGGTAGATACGTTCTTTACAATTCCGAAAACTTCGAAGTATCCAGATGAAACGAAAGAATTCATTAACTGGTTCTTCAGTGATGCATGGTATTCTAAATATTTGACCGAGGCTCAACTTCAATCGACAGTGAAGGATGTAAAGATTGATCTAGGTACAATGTTCGATGGTGCTTTTGACGTATCAAATCTGAATTATGTGCTTAATAAAGGCGGCAATGAGGATTATAAGAAGATCGAATCGGCGATTAAGTTCGATGTGAAGAAAATGGGGCAGGACATGATGTCAGGCAAGGATTTCAATAAGATGATGCAGGAAATGAATAAGAGTTGGAAAAATGCTCGTTCCAAATAA
- a CDS encoding sugar ABC transporter permease: MKTISMQKNILLFSFLLIPILLLLMFVLYPLVELVRISFTDWNGVNTQQVYIGFDNYIKMFTDSSDVWLSLRNNGIYFIFHLIMIPLELAIAVLLDSKIRASKFFKSIIFMPYIINGVAISYIFAFFYSPINGGLNGILEVLGLESLIQNWLTNESIVNLSLVFVSIWRFSGFHVILFLAGLQAIPQDQFEAAKMDGANNIQNFWYIIVPGVKKVLEVILFLNVVGALQVFDIPYIMTQGGPGHASSTFTLYTLETAFKFNSFGMASAMGITMLILIIILNGVQSRLFNLKGVGEE, translated from the coding sequence ATGAAAACGATTTCTATGCAGAAAAACATACTGTTATTCAGTTTTTTATTGATTCCTATATTGCTGCTATTGATGTTCGTGCTTTACCCGCTTGTAGAGCTTGTCAGAATAAGTTTTACCGATTGGAATGGAGTGAATACCCAGCAAGTTTATATAGGTTTCGACAATTACATTAAGATGTTTACGGATTCATCAGATGTATGGCTATCACTTCGCAATAACGGCATCTATTTCATTTTTCATTTAATAATGATTCCGCTTGAACTAGCGATTGCGGTTTTATTGGATAGTAAGATTCGTGCCAGCAAGTTTTTTAAGTCCATCATATTCATGCCTTACATTATCAATGGGGTTGCTATTTCGTATATTTTCGCCTTCTTTTATAGTCCCATTAATGGTGGGTTAAATGGCATTCTTGAAGTGCTTGGGCTAGAGTCGCTCATACAGAATTGGTTGACGAATGAGTCTATAGTTAACCTTAGCTTAGTGTTTGTATCGATTTGGCGATTCTCAGGCTTCCATGTCATTTTATTCCTAGCCGGCTTACAAGCCATTCCTCAGGATCAATTCGAGGCAGCAAAAATGGATGGTGCCAACAACATTCAGAATTTCTGGTATATTATCGTTCCAGGTGTGAAAAAGGTACTAGAGGTCATTTTGTTCTTAAACGTTGTTGGGGCACTACAAGTGTTCGATATTCCGTATATTATGACACAGGGCGGTCCGGGTCATGCGAGTAGTACATTCACATTATATACCCTGGAGACGGCCTTTAAATTTAACAGCTTCGGTATGGCTTCTGCGATGGGCATCACGATGTTAATTCTCATTATAATCCTGAATGGTGTACAGAGCAGGCTGTTCAACCTAAAGGGGGTTGGTGAGGAATGA
- a CDS encoding carbohydrate ABC transporter permease: MTTTRLAIPIKKLALYFILIMICMIIFIPLLITLFASFKTSVEIGSEFALKLPASFDFDNYKVVLEKGKFLQGFGNSLFLIAVGVIINSLLGTMTAYAINRFDFRLKKIILGLFVAGMIMPGMITEISRFTIIKNLGLYNTIWAPIVIYAATNLVQLYIYTQFLNGIPKELDESAMLDGSSYFKVFTKMIFPLLLPATATLAIIKAVDVMNDMYIPYLYMPSSTLRTLTTTLMYFSSSKFGSWDYLSAAIILVMLPTLVIYLVFSKYIFKGIVAGAVKS, encoded by the coding sequence ATGACGACGACTCGTTTAGCAATCCCTATCAAAAAGCTTGCCTTGTATTTCATTCTAATTATGATTTGTATGATTATCTTCATCCCCTTGCTTATAACGTTATTCGCTTCATTTAAAACTTCGGTGGAAATTGGCTCTGAATTTGCTCTAAAGTTGCCTGCAAGCTTTGATTTCGATAACTACAAAGTTGTACTGGAAAAGGGAAAGTTTTTACAGGGATTTGGTAACTCTTTATTCCTTATTGCAGTCGGTGTCATCATTAATTCTCTATTGGGAACAATGACTGCCTATGCGATTAATAGATTTGATTTTCGCTTGAAGAAGATCATACTCGGTCTCTTTGTAGCAGGTATGATCATGCCCGGTATGATTACTGAAATTTCACGGTTTACCATTATTAAAAATCTTGGACTTTATAATACAATTTGGGCTCCGATCGTGATTTATGCAGCAACGAATCTGGTACAGCTCTATATTTATACGCAGTTCCTAAATGGTATTCCCAAAGAATTGGATGAGAGTGCGATGCTGGATGGTAGTTCGTACTTTAAAGTTTTTACTAAAATGATTTTCCCACTTTTACTGCCGGCAACTGCAACATTAGCAATTATTAAAGCGGTTGATGTTATGAATGATATGTATATTCCGTATTTGTATATGCCGTCAAGCACACTAAGAACGTTGACTACAACGTTGATGTATTTTAGTAGTTCAAAGTTTGGAAGTTGGGATTATTTAAGCGCTGCGATTATATTGGTTATGTTGCCGACACTTGTGATTTACCTTGTGTTTTCAAAGTACATTTTCAAAGGTATTGTTGCAGGTGCAGTGAAATCATAA